CATATATACATGATAGACTTTTGTTGTATAAGAAAGAGTATGATGATAAACATTTGATGTTTTGgattgaatttgataaaaaagaaaaaaacattgaGAGGATTTACttctcatttaaaaatcaaatcactCGTCTTGGATGTTAGTAAGCCGAATACTATGGGATGTGGGGAAGAAAAACAAAGGATGAGAACGTAGGTGTGTGTAGGAAGATGCAGTGGAATACTTGATGAGGGATGCTGATGCTGGAGGAGGGTGCAGCATCTGAATCACAATTCAAATCTGGGTCCCTCTTCCCAGACAAGTATCACGGACCGTCCTTTCACTTCTCTGTAATCCCTGCCCTCGGTCCCTTTCTTTATCTATCTCTCCTTCTTACCCATAAATCCAATCTGCTCTTACttttaattatggtttaatCATTTCATGCGTAAATAAACTGCTCAAAACTGGCTGTAAAGGCATTTCCCTTTTAACCCAATCTTCACCCCGCCCTTTTTCATATACTCTCATCACTACACAAACACACCCCAAATCAAATCCCTTTCATTTCACCTTTGTTCTTCCTTTTCTATcactaaactaaataaataccatccatttctctttcttttataCCTATTATTACTCTATTCTAGTAGCTTTTAGCCTTTTACTTGGCTACTACTacaaatactattaatatatttacatatttttaaactaGCCTACGTAGTTTGAGCTCAAAAGGTAGCTACAACaactacaaaaataaacacaaaaatcaATGTGTTTTCACCTCAGCAGCAGCTGGTCTCTCAATAGcagcaatttggtcactttctTGCACACACAAAAGCAAATTTCAACAACCGTGTATTTGTGTATGAAAAAGAAAGTTGGGGGGGGAAGGGGTGAAGGTGTTGCCTATCTACATCAATGGCTGACCGACCTACTTTAAAGATATGGGTAAACATAGAAAAGGAGGACGTAGTTGAATagtgtaagaaaaaaaaagataaaagagagaAACAGAGAGATATTCTCTTCAGTAATCAtagattttgttgtttttcttttgaaatcaaattaaaaaaaaaaaacagatctTTGTAAGAAGAGTAATCTGTTTGTGTTTGGAGACTCCTTGTTCTCTTATGTTTTGAACTCGTTTTTTCAGCCGTTTTGAAAGCTAGTTGTTTTCTTATAACTAATTTTCATAACTATTAGTTTTTGGGGGAAAAGATGTCTGGTGATGGGTTTTCTTTACCTGTTTCAATAGGAGGGTTTGTTCATCAAGAACAAAATAAtacaaaccctaaccctaaatccAATCCTGTTAAGAAGAAGAGAAATCTTCCAGGAAATCCAGGTAAGTTTGCTTgatcaattcttttttttttttttctcttttgatgatacccttttctttgtttttattgatgaaccaatttagtccattaattaattaattaatgttctTTTGTTTGTCACGTAACAGATCCAGATGCTGAAGTTATTGCTTTATCTCCCAAAACTCTCATGGCGACCAACAGATTCATATGTGAAATATGCAACAAAGGTTTCCAACGAGACCAAAACTTGCAGCTTCATCGAAGGGGTCACAATCTTCCATGGAAGCTGAAGCAAAGAAACAACAAAGAACCAGTTAAGAAGAAGGTATACATTTGCCCTGAGAAAACCTGCGTCCACCATGATCCATCTAGAGCACTCGGTGACCTCACTGGGATAAAGAAGCATTTCAGCAGAAAACATGGAGAAAAGAAGTGGAAGTGTGAGAAATGTTCGAAGAAATACGCCGTTCAGTCCGACTGGAAAGCTCACTCCAAAACTTGTGGTACTAGGGAGTACAAGTGTGACTGTGGGACACTGTTTTCCAGGTACATAAATGCTCATaatcatgtgtatatatatgtatatgaggACTTCCTAATGATTAGGTCAGAAATGGTTAGTGTAACGAATTTGGGGTTGTTTTAATGCAAACAGAAAAGACAGCTTTATCACACATAGGGCTTTCTGTGACGCCTTAGCTGAAGAGAGTGCAAGATTCAGTTCCGTTGCAGGTGCAGCCACAAATCTAAATTTCAGAAACGATGTTGTGAATCTGCCTATTGGATTTGGTGGAATTCCTCAGTTTGGTTCCGGTTTTACACAAGATGTCAGTGGGATGACTGTATCAGGTACTTGCATAATCCTTTCGTGTCTAAATCCCAGTTTTCTTTTGATATTATGACTATTAAACGAGGCCATGTTCATCTTACTGCTAGGTCTGCCTGAGATGGTCCAAATTGCTTCAGGCAATCTGTTTGGTTCATCTTCACTGAACAATTTTGGTACAGATTCCAATCCTCCTCTATTGCAATTGCCACAAGGTCTAAAAGAAGAAGGTGGAAGCAAAGGCAAGTTGATGGAAAGCTTGTCGCCTCTCTACTCGGATACTCAAAACGAGCAATCCAAGCCTGCTGCACCAATGTCTGCAACTGCGCTTTTGCAAAAAGCAGCCCAGATGGGTTCAACAAGAAGCAAACCGACGTCCTTCTTTGGGAACAGTTTTGGTGTAATGAGCTCAACTTCTTCTCAAAGGTCAGCTAGTTTGAGATCGACTCAAAATAGAAACGGTCAGCTGCAGCAAATATACCCAAATGTGAAGCAACAAGAGAGTAATTTAATGGCGTCAAGTAGTGTATCAGTGAGTGCTAATGCAGGTCTCGGAACAAGCAACAACTTTGATAGGCTCATCTTACAAACAGGAGTGAAACCAAATGCCCCAAATCAATTAAAGATGCACCCTGGTTCAAACTCAATTGACCAGAGCTTAACTAGGGATTTCCTTGGCATGGGCAATGATCAGTCTGCTCGTCCATTTTTACCCCAGGAACTAGCTAAATTTGCATCAATTGGCTCAAACATGGGTCTGAATCAATTCAGCAGCAGCAACCACTAAGCTTAGCTACCTTTCCAAATTCCAAATACCGTTacaacttacaacttacatgcATACAGCACAGTACATAAAGGGCGGCAAAAATATAGGATCGTGGTCCTTTATAGTTACGAAAAAGCTGATAATTGGGGACCGAGTTGGGGTGTGAGTGAATTAAGGCAAAGCAAAAGCAAGCCCCAGAAAAAGGAACAGAAGTTCATCTTGTGAAGAGGGGTCCCAATTCCATGTTTGAAAAGACTAAACAGTGAGGCAAAAATACACCAAGTcatatgcatgcatgtatgttGTTGCTCTTGTTGTTTTGCGTGGTGTCTTAGCTCGCTTATCGTTTCTTCagtattattgttttatttttaattctataaatGAACTTTCACTCTCTGTTTCCACATTGAACAGCCAGAAAACTGAAGTATTTTTAGTTGACTGTTTCGTCCAACTACGTCGTCAACGTTGGTGAGCGTAAAAGTCCAATggattaaaatatcaatttttcattcaacaataattaaattaaaaaattataaattaattcaacatgtTGAACAACAGATAaagaattaatatatatatatattttggaacTAACGCAGAATGTTTTAGGTTTCCAATATAAGACATATTGGAGAAACTCCATAAGGCTTTGTTGGTATTGTTAGACATGGTCATACCATACTTAAACttacgtttttttttttaattcacaaCAATCACAATATTCGATATAATATGACATTATTCAACATcacttgttaaattttaaattaaaaatatcatatttacgataaatattgtatatatataagaaaaggaattaGTTAGTTGAATAATGATgtttacccttttctttttcttttttgtacttTCAAGGCCAACACTCTATGTCTTCCAAGTTTTAAACTGTAGAATTGAATCCAAAAGTACCATCAACAATTCCATCACTTTTTATTAGAATATATTCTGCTcgctttgatttttcttttcaaagaatTGAATCGAAatcatacaaaataaaaattgaaatatcaaaattaaaaattgtaacttGGTTCGGTTTAGtctattgatttttaaaaagattggGTTTTGTCTAATATtgtatttcttaatttttttcataacaatcataatttgtttatacatttataaaatgatttaaataattaaattaatatctaaATCATCCATaagatcatttaaaattattttaagttaagcTATTAAAAGGAAAGCTAATACATAAATCATGTATATACCTAATGTTTTGTTAtgtcatttcttttaattagttGTTAGCTTTAATTAGTTATAATTGAGTCATTACATACCTAAAAAACTGAGTCATTACAATATgccaatataatttattaaattcataacaacttatgtaaaatattataaaatttataaactattttcctaaaattaaaattatgcttataatcataattattatatttaagaaataatccACTTATTCTAatacataattacactttcatAACTTTTGTTATGAAGTACTTTTAAACTTTAACTTTTGTATGAgtatatttagtttttaataataataataataataataataataataataataataatataattaaatgagttagttCATATAGACATTGAAAtgatcaattttttattctattaggATTATTCCTttaaatatagattttttttattcagtTTGATTTTGATAAAAGGATTCCATGTGGAATAACTAAACCTGAACCAAACCGAACATCGCAAAACCCGAACCGAACCAAATATATCGGTTCGAATTGGTTTCTCAATTTTATCGATTTCTTTGCCCAGCACTACTTTTTACAACATGTTACACAAGCACTTCATTCAAGCTTTTAGCTCAAAAGTAGGGAGACTATGTGTCGGTTTATCGATTCAgtttcaaaatatgaaaaattaaatcaatctatatacatatatatgttataatacaAAATACTAGTGACATGGGCCACAGATCAAAACTCGTGACGAATGCGCAAAGAGTGTCCCATGGAGGCCAGTTGATTAAATGGGGCTCATGATCAACCCACTTGAATTGGCTTGATTTGTGGAACATTTGGAGAAGCATgtctacttgaagccttggtggcTCAGTGAAGCACTTATGGAAAATTAGGGCTACCTTGGTAAATATAGAgagtaatcttagaagatttgTAATCtaataagatttgattttgtaatcttaaagGATTGAGTCAATCCCTTGAGAATCTCAATTGTAGATAGGTTTTAATCTCGATTGTCGATGTAACTCAATCTATACCGTTGGTtttggggagctcaactataaatagtgGTATTCctcctcatttgtaatcatttCATTCTTTGTATTCTTTCTAAAGTAATAGAATCCTTTGAGAGTATTTTATCAAACACTTAACGTGCTTTGCTTTCTTGTGACATATTTTGTTCTTTCgttgattttttgttttgagttgTTTCCACTTTATTTTCAGTGCGTTAGAGAATTTCTATCGAGAATTCTCACTTTTGTGAGAGTTAGATTAACTCAGGCGAATTTGAAACCAAGAAATCACCTAAGGCTGCATGGATTGCGAGACAAAAGTTCTAGCTTTGTGACACTAGGAGTTTGCTTGATATGAAAATTCACACTAAGAAGGTGTAGAGAACCACTTGTTTATTGGCATTTCACATTAACAATGTGCGGAGAGCTACTTGTCTTGGTGGTTGGATGATGTTAGATTGTCATCTTAGTAGTTTTTTAGAGTTCTTATCATCCTTCCTTTCTTTTGAGGGAGAGAGGACTTTTATAGGTGAATAAAGGCTTGGAGCAAGCTCACTACTTCGTGTAGAGTCTAATTGTAGGCTTGGTTTAGGGAGGGTTGGATTTGACCATTAGTGTAGGGAGTGGGTTGGATGGGACTACCTTAGGTGTTGGTAAACCCAGAGGGTAAAGGTCATTAATTGAGAATGGACCTGATGTgatagctcttatgagcatgtTTTGATGTTGTTCGCATCAATTACACTATTAGGATGTAAGATCTTCACAAAGAGGGTTTGGAGATGCTGTGGTATAGGGGGTATAACAATTTTCCCTCTTTTATTAAAGAGGGATTTATAAAGAGAAGGCCTTAAATATTGTTGTCTTAGTGTGTCGATTAAGGCGACTTATAAGTGTAGGTTTTGTTGGAAAAATCccggtttgaaaatggttttcttgcacagcggacaattaaaattttgaaaactagcCCTATAACACCCCATACCTGGCCTGGACGCCAGGCCAAATACCGAGATGTCATATCACCGTCTCACGTTGGTTTCATTGTAATTATCAGAGTTGAAATACATGCAgttttgttttactttaattattctAGCATTTATGAGAATATTAAGTTATGCAAGCTTAGTTTAGCGTTTAATCATACTAACTACGACAAACATGCATAAAAGATACATATTTCAAGTATTGGGACCACTTAgcaaatttttccaaaaatattatgTAGGTATCGCCTCTCTAGTATCGATATTTCctttaagtggtatcgataccacctagaaaattgataccaaactagcattctgtttctcgccaaatttcaaaatatcagaAAATATCGGTACCTTTCGTAATTTATCGATAATTACACCAAAAGTATTAATACTCGGaccaaggtatcgataccaaattgataTTCTAACTCCCTGCACTTTCGAAAATACAAAGGTATCGTTCTACAAGCCTTAATATTGACACCTCTACTTTAGGTTACAAAAATTCAGCATATAAGAgcatttaaatcattcaaacttAGTCCCTAAACATCATGCTTCATTCACCTAATTACATATGCATCAAAATGCCTAAACAATAAACCAAACACCATGTCCAAGTTCACAAGCTTCCCAAACATacacaatatacaaataatcCCCAATACGTCTTAATAAATCGATATAAATGTCTTCCATATTGCCTTTTTATTCCCTAGAACTAGAATAAGCAAAACACCTACTGTAATGAGTAAAGAATGACTTAGATCAATCTCTCGATGGCCACACCTCTATCACCTGGAACACAATTACTTTGCAAAAGATAAAatggagtgggtgagcttaacaagcttagtgaatgccCAGACCAATCACTACGCAAACAAGTCGTCACGCATCAACCAAACAACATACAACATATTCCCAAAACATCATTAACTAAGTGTCATGATCACATATTTAGTCATATTCCATGCATTCTTTTACACCTTATTTATAAAAACGTTTAGGCATACATATATCAATTTTCTAACACATATCAATCacatataaacacatataattacatTTAGTCACATTAGTCACAGTGTATGATAATTTGACTCTTGAGTTTATGAAACATAaagtggactctatcaccacacatcgaatacacggatctccaacacatcACACATAAACTTGTAGAGTCAAACATATCCTATAAGCAAAGCATATAGCTAACGCTCTCTAACACACCACATATACATATCTCGATGAATGGAGCTTGGCTCACACTCCCTTATCTCTTCAAAACTGTCCTTGGACCTCAGCGCCCCATATGTCACAATCATAaataagtgagtactcacaatcctatgacatgccaactatatccaacggtttcattaagtcacaaggccaaaatatccataaTGTCATCCAATATTACTTACCGATTATCCGCACATATTCACCGCATAATCATATCATTAGCACATTATACACACTGTCACATGGCATGAATAACATACCCTCATATTCACTATCACAATAATCATcccaacatgttcatattttatcacattataatcatttttatcataattcaCAAACATATTTATCACATATTTGGCATAGGTCAAAGAACACTTACACTCAGAATTTAGAGaaggggtttaggctaccttTAAATTCCCAAATACAAAATGAATCACTTAAGAGCAGCTATTCCAAAACACTCACTCGTTGAAGGTCCTATCGACTTCGACACTTCAACAAGACAAACCACACATATTCAACCAATAACTCACCTCAAATAGCCAcaaacacaagcctaagctaCATTCTTCTCTAACCAAAACCTTTAGCACaacaaacttaaaatttgaataaatcagTCTACGCTTAATCTTTTCGCATGAAACAAATTCCattcatatacatattcatcTACGACTAATTTTGAACCTTTAAACTGCACAAAACTATGCGTTTTaaggtatcaaaatttttcgaCTAGTTTTGGCCATTacaacaaaaattcattaaaacctGAGAAATCTTTGAAGAAACTTCAAAGTTACTTTAGAAAGCTTCTAATTAGgttaaaactaattgaaaaatactttaaaaccTAGTTTTTAActacaaattcaaaattcactattAAAGACTCGATTTTCGACTTTTACCTAAAACATATgttttaatggctaaaaaatTCAGTTTAAAGAACCAAGTAACATTTAAATCTAACAGGAAAACAATAGGTTAGCTTAAATGCAAGAAAATCGAGCTTTGACTCAAACCCAAAAAACTCAcgttttggagaagatgatgaagatggTGGAATTCTTGGGTGATTTCCTTGGTTTTAATGGAGATTTAAAGCTCAAGGGTAATAGGATTCAAAAAGAATTAGGAGTTGAAGATCAAAAGTAAGTGGGAGGGATTTGGGATAGCAAAAAATGACACTAGCAAATGAGAAGAAACACTTTCGTGAAATAAAACTGGGAATGAGGGGTTTATTaggttgattttgaaaaattggtttaattctTCATAAAGACTCATAGCTTTGAccctttttacaaattagtcccttttttaaaattaaagacatTTAAAACTCGTTTCCAAAAATTGACTTAACTTTATGAAAACCATTGTCGTAAGCATTATCGAGTACCAACCTTACGAAATTCTGAGCTCATATAGGCCAAagttcctaaaatacccctaaaactcctaggccctattttggggtgtgacagacccgatttataatatttatagcaataaaccttaaccaaattcgTACATATGTTTTCAACTTAGCGAATGTTCGTTGTTCCTGGCTTTCAATCAAacgatcttctccactattccTGTACCACGAACTACTTTGAGTGTGGTCTCAAACAAATTAAATCGACatacaaaactagaaaaagttttctctccgaaaacaaaaattctttcttcttaatagaaatcagtagaattgttattccgaAAAATGtatgtaatagttgagaataaattctctctattttttggtagaataacaatctctcaaaattcttttaatagcTCTAtaggtgccatctatttataggaagagaatgTAGAACTCTTGTTGagttgtaatgttttatttaaaatagaaaaatagcaTGCTACTTAGAACAGGACTAGGGTGGACGACACACCCTAatattcctactagggttgtcTCCCCCTTCATGTCCATGAAGGGTTTTTGGGTCTCTCTCACGTcaggtccaattacgagtacttcttgTGCCTTTTTAATCCAATACTCTATAATGTGATCCAACccaatttggtttttatatttcctaaaataaactttaatatttatatataaaacaattttctcatccctattttaccacatcaaaattttgacaattttacccttggtaaaattttgatgattttgccatttggtaaaatttcaagaaaatatgtttaatatttcacaactcaatatgTTTACTAtaaccaaatgatttattttcattttgaacttcaaaagcagtcta
The sequence above is a segment of the Gossypium raimondii isolate GPD5lz chromosome 4, ASM2569854v1, whole genome shotgun sequence genome. Coding sequences within it:
- the LOC105768117 gene encoding zinc finger protein JACKDAW, translating into MSGDGFSLPVSIGGFVHQEQNNTNPNPKSNPVKKKRNLPGNPDPDAEVIALSPKTLMATNRFICEICNKGFQRDQNLQLHRRGHNLPWKLKQRNNKEPVKKKVYICPEKTCVHHDPSRALGDLTGIKKHFSRKHGEKKWKCEKCSKKYAVQSDWKAHSKTCGTREYKCDCGTLFSRKDSFITHRAFCDALAEESARFSSVAGAATNLNFRNDVVNLPIGFGGIPQFGSGFTQDVSGMTVSGLPEMVQIASGNLFGSSSLNNFGTDSNPPLLQLPQGLKEEGGSKGKLMESLSPLYSDTQNEQSKPAAPMSATALLQKAAQMGSTRSKPTSFFGNSFGVMSSTSSQRSASLRSTQNRNGQLQQIYPNVKQQESNLMASSSVSVSANAGLGTSNNFDRLILQTGVKPNAPNQLKMHPGSNSIDQSLTRDFLGMGNDQSARPFLPQELAKFASIGSNMGLNQFSSSNH